From the Anaerolineales bacterium genome, one window contains:
- a CDS encoding thiamine pyrophosphate-dependent dehydrogenase E1 component subunit alpha, whose protein sequence is MAKAAKQTKPKTSKSATPDAEEWLTMYEQMVRIRSFEERVNLLYTSAKMPGLAHLYIGEEAIAVGVCSVLNAEDYITSTHRGHGHCIAKGADVDIMFAELLGKAAGYCKGKGGSMHIADQANGNLGANAIVGGSAGIAVGAAFSAQRLGNGRVAVCFFGEGAMGQGFLAETMNLAQLWKLPVIFVCENNMYNEYTHFSETTAGNPADRARALGMHTEEQDGQDIRVVYETALTAVERARRGEGPAFLMFHTYRYHGHHVGDINREYYRSKEEERDWVENRDPLALFADWLLAKKLTDRSVLDGIEAEVKEEVERGAQFALDAPYPDPSEVSTNVYA, encoded by the coding sequence ATGGCAAAAGCAGCCAAGCAGACCAAACCCAAAACCAGCAAGTCCGCCACGCCCGACGCCGAAGAGTGGCTGACGATGTACGAGCAGATGGTGCGCATCCGCAGCTTTGAGGAGCGCGTCAACCTGCTGTATACCTCGGCCAAGATGCCTGGCCTGGCGCATTTGTACATTGGCGAGGAAGCCATCGCTGTCGGGGTGTGCTCGGTGCTCAACGCCGAAGATTACATCACCAGCACGCACCGCGGCCACGGGCATTGCATCGCCAAAGGTGCCGACGTGGACATTATGTTCGCTGAGCTGCTGGGCAAAGCCGCCGGTTACTGCAAAGGCAAGGGCGGTTCGATGCACATTGCCGACCAGGCCAATGGCAACCTGGGCGCCAACGCCATCGTCGGCGGCAGCGCCGGCATCGCCGTGGGCGCGGCCTTCTCGGCCCAGCGGCTGGGCAATGGCCGGGTGGCGGTGTGCTTCTTTGGCGAGGGCGCCATGGGACAGGGATTTTTGGCCGAGACGATGAACCTGGCCCAGCTGTGGAAGCTGCCGGTCATCTTCGTCTGCGAAAACAACATGTACAACGAGTACACGCACTTTTCTGAAACCACCGCCGGCAACCCAGCGGACCGGGCGCGGGCGCTGGGTATGCACACCGAGGAACAGGACGGACAAGACATTCGAGTGGTATATGAAACCGCCTTGACCGCCGTCGAGCGCGCCCGCCGCGGCGAAGGCCCGGCCTTCCTAATGTTCCACACCTACCGCTATCACGGCCACCATGTGGGCGATATCAACCGCGAGTACTACCGTTCCAAGGAAGAGGAGCGCGACTGGGTGGAAAACCGTGACCCCCTGGCCTTGTTTGCCGATTGGCTGCTGGCCAAGAAGCTGACTGACCGCAGCGTGCTGGACGGCATTGAAGCAGAAGTCAAAGAGGAAGTGGAGCGCGGCGCCCAGTTCGCTTTGGACGCTCCATATCCCGACCCCAGCGAGGTGAGCACCAATGTCTACGCTTAG
- a CDS encoding alpha-ketoacid dehydrogenase subunit beta has translation MSTLSAEKTGVRVLTMGEAIREALAEELRRDPTVFVMGEDVAEAGTAFKVLLGLVDEFGPERVIDSPISEPGITGLGVGAAMTGMRPVIDIMFGDFITLTMDQMVNQAAKIHYMSGGKLKVPMVLRTTMGASRRSAAQHSQSLHAWFSHVPGLKVVVPSTPYDAKGLLKTAIRDDNPVAFFEDKMMYQLKGEVPEEEYTIPFGVADIKRPGTDITIVATSSMVQVSLAAAEMLAEIGIEAEVVDPRTTFPLDKEAIIESAKKTSRAIVVDEGYERYGVTAEIASVIADGAFYYLDAPVKRIGAMDVPIPFSPALEDLTVPTADTVVETAKALCGRN, from the coding sequence ATGTCTACGCTTAGTGCCGAGAAAACCGGGGTGCGGGTGCTGACCATGGGCGAGGCGATCCGTGAGGCCCTGGCCGAAGAGCTGCGCCGCGACCCGACCGTGTTCGTGATGGGCGAGGATGTGGCCGAGGCGGGCACCGCCTTCAAGGTGCTGCTGGGCCTGGTGGACGAGTTCGGCCCCGAGCGGGTGATCGACTCGCCGATCTCCGAGCCGGGCATCACCGGCCTAGGGGTGGGGGCGGCGATGACCGGCATGCGTCCGGTGATCGACATCATGTTCGGCGACTTCATCACCCTGACCATGGACCAGATGGTCAACCAGGCGGCCAAGATCCACTACATGTCCGGCGGCAAACTCAAGGTGCCGATGGTGCTGCGCACTACGATGGGCGCCTCGCGGCGCTCGGCGGCCCAGCACTCGCAGTCGCTGCATGCCTGGTTCAGCCATGTGCCCGGCCTCAAGGTGGTGGTGCCCTCCACGCCGTACGACGCCAAGGGTCTGCTCAAAACCGCCATCCGCGACGACAACCCGGTAGCCTTCTTCGAGGACAAGATGATGTACCAACTCAAGGGCGAAGTGCCCGAGGAGGAATACACCATCCCCTTCGGTGTGGCGGACATCAAGCGCCCTGGCACGGACATCACCATCGTGGCCACCAGCAGTATGGTGCAGGTTTCGCTGGCCGCCGCCGAAATGCTGGCTGAGATCGGCATTGAGGCCGAAGTGGTCGACCCGCGCACCACCTTCCCGCTGGACAAAGAGGCCATCATCGAATCGGCCAAGAAGACCAGCCGGGCGATCGTGGTGGATGAAGGCTACGAGCGCTACGGCGTTACCGCCGAGATCGCTTCGGTGATTGCCGATGGCGCCTTCTATTATTTGGATGCGCCGGTGAAGCGCATCGGCGCCATGGACGTGCCGATCCCTTTCTCGCCCGCGCTGGAAGACCTGACCGTGCCCACTGCGGACACCGTGGTGGAGACCGCCAAGGCCCTTTGCGGCCGCAACTAG
- a CDS encoding 2-oxo acid dehydrogenase subunit E2, with protein MPALGMAQETGRLLKWYKAAGEQVTKGEPLMEVETDKVTVTIEAADSGTLANVVATEGQDVPVGETIAHLLALGEAAPPPPVIRSAAPSAPAGKPAAARPQASQPRQPAAQPIAPAGNGRAVVVNASPVALRMAAENGIDLALVKPGGGRVTREDVQAYLQQRQRPLAVGPGGRVLASPKARRLAGEAGLDLAFIPGSGPEGAVLVIDLPLAAAGPQTPPPLPAGMSEVSLGSLWRVMAEHVTQSWQDVPHFYLVREVDAGALMAARQKLKGQGETKVTFTDMLVKLVAKTLKQHPNVNATWMRGTLALIEDINVGLAVGVPDGLVVPVVHKADQLSVQEIAQRRGEIVERANQKALGPQDIQGGTFTISNLGMYNIDAFNAIVNAPQAAILAVGRIVERVVAQEGKPVVRPILTMTLSCDHRVVDGLRGAEFLDTLAKLIEDPNLD; from the coding sequence ATGCCCGCCCTGGGGATGGCCCAGGAAACCGGCCGCTTGCTGAAGTGGTACAAGGCCGCCGGGGAGCAGGTCACCAAAGGGGAGCCGCTGATGGAGGTGGAGACCGACAAGGTCACCGTCACCATCGAGGCGGCGGACAGCGGTACCCTGGCCAATGTGGTTGCCACCGAAGGCCAGGATGTGCCCGTGGGCGAAACCATTGCTCATTTGCTGGCGCTGGGTGAGGCGGCCCCACCGCCGCCCGTGATCCGCAGCGCGGCGCCCAGTGCGCCAGCGGGCAAACCTGCCGCCGCACGCCCGCAAGCCTCTCAGCCGCGCCAACCTGCCGCCCAACCGATAGCTCCGGCGGGCAATGGGCGCGCCGTGGTGGTCAATGCCAGCCCGGTGGCCCTGCGCATGGCGGCCGAAAACGGCATCGACCTGGCGCTGGTCAAGCCGGGCGGGGGGCGCGTCACCCGCGAAGATGTGCAGGCCTATCTGCAACAGCGGCAGCGTCCGCTTGCGGTCGGCCCCGGTGGGCGCGTCTTGGCTTCGCCCAAGGCGCGTCGCCTGGCGGGCGAGGCCGGGCTGGACCTGGCGTTCATCCCCGGCAGCGGTCCGGAAGGGGCTGTGCTGGTGATTGACCTGCCGCTGGCCGCGGCGGGGCCGCAGACTCCGCCGCCATTACCGGCCGGGATGAGCGAAGTCAGCCTGGGCAGCCTGTGGCGCGTGATGGCCGAGCATGTCACCCAGAGCTGGCAGGATGTGCCGCATTTCTATTTGGTGCGCGAAGTGGACGCCGGGGCGCTGATGGCCGCCCGCCAGAAACTCAAGGGGCAGGGCGAAACCAAAGTAACCTTTACTGATATGCTGGTGAAGCTGGTGGCCAAGACGCTTAAGCAGCATCCCAACGTCAACGCCACCTGGATGCGCGGCACACTGGCCTTGATCGAAGACATCAACGTTGGTCTGGCGGTGGGCGTGCCGGATGGTCTGGTGGTGCCGGTGGTGCACAAAGCCGACCAGCTCAGCGTGCAGGAAATTGCCCAGCGGCGCGGCGAGATCGTGGAACGCGCCAACCAAAAGGCCCTAGGCCCGCAGGATATTCAGGGCGGCACGTTCACCATCAGCAACCTGGGTATGTACAATATTGATGCATTCAACGCCATCGTCAATGCGCCCCAAGCCGCCATCCTGGCGGTTGGGCGCATTGTGGAGCGCGTGGTGGCCCAGGAGGGCAAGCCGGTGGTGCGGCCCATCCTGACCATGACGCTTTCCTGCGACCACCGCGTGGTAGACGGCTTGCGCGGGGCCGAGTTCCTCGATACGCTGGCTAAACTGATCGAAGATCCGAATTTGGATTAA